The DNA segment AGCTTGTGAGTTGCGTCATGCTGAAATGCCATGAACCTGCTAATGTTCGCAGCCTGAACTGGTGGCAGAAGAGATATCTCTGGCCATGGGTAACGTTTCGTCTTGTACGAGACGTTGAGCAGAGTGCAGACCGCTAAAGTTATGAGGTTATTCTGTGCTACCGACTCTCACTGCCGACATCATTAGACCGAGGTCGATGGCCGTATCTGCAGTGGCTTTGTGGATGCTTTTGCTAGTCTCGTGGTGACATCATACGATATCAATTGAGTTTATACAGAGTGGATCTCGTCTTGAGATCGATTCTCGGGTATACACGGTAGCAAACTGATCCTTGCTTCCTATTGATCCATTTGGTACTTTTAGTGGGAACTTACTGCCCGCCTTTCCCGTCCAAGAGATCAAGCCACTCAAGCGAGGCGATCGTGCAGAGTATAAATACTTGGCAACAGTCGAGAGGTTATCTCATATTGTCTTCTGTAATTATTCCAAATTCTTAAAAGTCTTTAATATTATTCATTATGTCTCTGCCACGATATCAGACAAACACCCCCCTTCATCCAAcctttgagaaggatattctcAACACTCATCTTATCTACGACTACGACGCCACAGACGCAGAAGGAAACCCAGAGAAATGGCGTTATGAGATCTGGTTCTTCTCCGACGACCGAGTCGTCTACGCTATTCACGGTGGCCCAATGGCTGGCCGCATCAATTACCAAACCGTAGCATACCAATGCGTTCGGCCAGGAGAGCTATGGCAGATCAACTGGCTCGAAGAAACCGGAACAATTGTGTCTCTTGTTTACgatatcaccaacaagacaATTAGTGGCATGCTTGGCTTCTCAAAGGGCCACTGGGAGCACGCAGAAGATGCTCATGGTGACAAGAGAAACCCAGCCGATTTCAACAGGTGGAAGGAGTTGGCGAACATTGGAAAACAGACTGATAGATTTATTTTGACGGAGCAGGCAAAGATTCTGGAGGTGTTCAAGGGCCAGGGCGATTTGAAGCCTATCAAGGAAGAGGACCCAACATTTTAGTGCGAAAAAGAAGGCGTCATTGATTCTAGACATGTCTGCAACGATATATTAGCTTCTCATAATAGAAATAAAATAAACACGATATACAATCAATAGAGCGGTGAAGTTGGTGGTGCGAATGTGAGCTGTCATCGTATCGTAAGATCTGAAACGTCCAACTCTAGCGAAATATCGGCGCCATGGATAGACAATCGATCCAACGAATGACATTTGTTGAATGACAGCGTGGGTTGTTTCCAGACTAATAAACCCCTGTCTTGCATGATGTGACCAACGCATTGGTATCACATGATAAACTCTCGCCATTCTGGAACTTTGCCTGAAGTAGTAGTTATATGCGCTGTATGGAGTCGGATAGCACCATATTTTGAGATAAGTTCAGCTCTGGTATCACCAGATTTATCATGGTTCTGGAACAGGCTCTGGAAAATTGATGTTTTCTATTCTTTCGGCCACGTTACAAATAGTAGCTGAGATTCGAAAGTCCTGATGTCTACCTGTGAGATTGAGGAACACATGGAAAACGCCAAAACAACGACACTGATACAATGAAGGGGTCAAGAGCTCAACCAGGGAGCCCGTATGAATGCCGGGAATTGATTGATAGTTAACGCTTATGATATCTCAACTAGACATTTCAAGTCAACACACTGAATAATACCAATTAGCTTCAGGCTTTGGAAGGCAATATGTATGAATGCCGGGAATATTCTTTACTATCTAGCTTCTTTTTCCAAGCTGCCAGACCGGTCTGGGAGTATAGATAAAGTCCCCGCCATAATTGGCTAAAGTAAAAGAGCGAAGAATTTCCATgtcctcagggagcaagacATCAGACATTCGGATAAGGTTCAAAATAAACTAGGGAAAAGGTACACTAAACTTATCCTGAAGTTAGATTAAGTAACCTAAGTgatttaggatcaaggtcctgagcTAGCATGCCCCGTTATGATTCTTCGCATCTCGAAGCAAAGCGATATCAAAGCCAACTACTTGAGCTCTTGAACAGAGTCAACTTCATCCTGGGCAGCCTTCAAACAGTCGCAATCTGGAAGGACGTGTTCGCTTTGTTGGAAACGCTTATGCAATCGATACCAGTCTATGACTATGCATCTTGTGAGTTAAAGGACTGCCGATTGACAAGTGACGAAACTTACGTAGTCGAAAGTAGTTCCTGCTGTCGACGTCgaagatgagatcaagtATATCACTTTGTGTGTTCTGGCTTGAATTGGCGTAGAAAGCCATGGCGTGCTTCCAAACGTCTCGTTCACGAACTCGGTAAGCAAtagcatcctcctcaatcGCTTCGCGGACTGTCCATTGGGGATACTCCAAGAAAGTGCCATTCGAAGTATCGCCAAACATTTGATATCGCGCCCAAATAGCGTCACCGTATCTGCTGTCTTCAAGGGCTGAAATGTAGTCGCTGGTCCAAGGCTCGACGAGCCCCCATTCATGGCGCTTGCTTTGAGCTTCGGAGATCGAAAGGTCGAGGAATAGGCTGCCGTCCCTGTCGCCGTAATCGAACGTGTCGGCAGAGGCAAAACCGCTGCCGAGGGCCAGAAGTACAAGGGCTTTGAGGAAGGCAAGGACCATTTCGTATGCAGACTTGAGTTGCTCAGAGAATTCAGGAATGAAAGCACACAATTTCCGTGTTGCTTTGTCCAGAAAACGATTGAAACGTGAATATTTGAACTGGTTAAGAATCAATCAGGCGCATATTTTACTTTAGGCAGCGACTGGTTAGTTGCATATCTGACCTGATTTTGTTCGTGTTGGTTGTGAATTCGGATACTACGGCACGGTTATCTCGGCCCCGTCGGTACTTATCAACTACCTGAATAGATATCTTTGCTACCAACAGCGACAACACCCTGCCCGTGCATATGGTATCAAAGCTCAATGACATATTGGTAGTTGCGATAATCGATGCCCTGATGTCATGTACAAGCTTTGTTCTTGGGTTGAAGCTCACAAGAGGTTGGCATGACTCAGTAAAAGCTGGGAACAGGCTGTTGGTGTAATGATGAAAGGTATATCGCCGTTCTTGTTGGCCGAGTCTGAAAATACCAATATCACTTATCGGATCATGCATGGTAATAGCGCGAGGAAACATTAACTATTGACAAACCTCACATCAAGCAAAAGCATTATTTGGGCCAACCCTCGGTTGTGAAATGCATAGGTAGAGAAAAGGCCTTCCTGCTTTTGCTCTTTTTCCATAATTATCCCaatagctttttttttttttttttttttttttttagcaCAACTAGCAGTCTGAGGTGTCTAGGCATAAGTCATTCACCATAGCTTATTCACCTAGCCAGGCTGACCAACCATAGACCATGCATATGCCACAATAAGCGGCAGAACAATACAACACAACATTTCCAGTGAGATTCATCAAAAATGcaaaacatacaacagcggggattcgctggtcgtcaccgacccaactactaatccgcccctTAcaggcttgactatgggagagcagacgggatcccgtattttcctgtaggtatggtcgtatgtgcttGAGATAGCCAGCAAACAGGCTTATACCCGATGGCAtctcctcggcctcttctATTGCTACTACTCAAGTTCGTGGTTTCGAAACCGGACATTGAGTGGGTGGACCTATAGATGATAAACTGAGCTTGCATAGCCGCTATAGATGTTTTCCTTGCAATTCAAAAGCTAAGTAAAAACACAATCACTATAATTGCCCTCAATTATCTACTACCCAGAAATACTCTTCTGAGCTACATCCCTGGCAAGCTGTCCAACCTTGGCCAAGAGGTCGGCAACACTGCCTGGTACCTGGCCAGTGTATCCACTGGATATctcgttggtgatggtttCGACTTCATCGCAAACACGGCCATCAATAAGTGCCATCTGGCAAAGTCTGAGAATACCCTCAGCAAACCGATCCTTATCCCACGACTGGGCACCCGTATCTCTGGCTCCGTTCCGCATATCGTTCATAAGGAGTGCTAATTGTGTGGCTTTCTCCCTGAGCTCAGTGAACCCAGCCAAGAGTGCAGCAGACTGCTTGTTGAGCGCATCAGCTGTGGCCTGGAGGACAGGAAGCTGCTGGGCCACTTGATCAATAGCGGCACGCCTCATGTTGAGTTCGTTCTGTTGGCTCACAACCTGCATGAGAGCATAATGGGCATTCTGAAGTTGGTCCTGCGCAGCATTCACTCTGTGTctagcttcttcaactctccGCTGATTGTTTTCCATGTCACCAAAAGCACCACCAAAAGGCTGTAGCGTGCATTAGTAATGGTTCGCCTGACAGACTGATGAAACTTACAAAGAATACCCTCCCAATGTCGTTGCCGATATCACGCGCGTTATCGTGTGCTTCACGAAAAGCATTGGAAGCATCCTCCAACTGGCGAGAATATCTTGCGACATCCTCTTGACATTGCTCCATCTGACGACGGCCGTTCTCCCAGTCCATTTTCGTTTGCTCTGACGCACGCTCGACCTCCCGTTGCAGCTGCTGGATTTCCTCCGCGTTCAAAGAAACAGCCTAAACTAATCAGCGTCGAGAGTTCGATGCTACCCTTTCTTACTCACCTGTGAATAGATGCTCTGCACCTGGTCGAAGCCAGCCTGAGAGGCAGCTTGAGAGTCTGAAAAGGCTCGAAAGCACTGCTCAAGGATAGACATCTTCTGCATGTCATCGCCACCGGACTCTCCACggatgaagacggcaagCTTGTACAGCTGAAGGAGTGCTACCTCTAGACGATTGATGGCCATGGAAAAGTTCTCCTTGACACCAGAGCGGAGAAAGGCATCTTGAGTAGCGACCTtctgcttgaagaactcaagtCTCcgaacaagatcttggaagGGCCCTCCAGCAGCCGCGAAGACTGCGTTTCCCTGCAGAGCGGGTATGGCTTGAGCAAAACGAAGACCATCCTGGCCCATCTGAGCCAGCATAGATTCCCAAGGTGATGCGAAAGACATGATTGACGGAAATTCGAGATAGACGGCCGAGTAATGATTAGAGAAAGAGAGATGAGTTGAGGAGTCGGATCAGAgaacagcttgaggaagagatctGACTTTATGCTTTTTCTTGCAGACGCATTGATGCAACCAACCTGCCGAACTAAGGCTGTGTGAAGAGGCCGAGAATACGATGGATTACTATATTATTCACCAACTCTGCATCTGAGACTCAGCGTCCCATCTTATCGGCGTCGGTCATCAGAGTTCCAGACTCATATCGACCAATCTAATTTGCTAGCCACACATTGACTTCCAACTACAAGAAGTGGTATAGGATCCGCTCCTCAATATATTGGCTACTAGCTCATTATCAGCCAACCAAAAAAAGATATCGACGCGTCACGAACACTTCACATGCGGCATACCATAGCTGCCCCCTGCGGCTGAATATCCGAAattcaatcaatcaatcagctgATGAGAGGATAGAGCGCCTTCGTGTAGGTCTGAGACAAGTTAACTCGATGTGGAGTCGTGCGCAAGACTATCGATTAATAGCACGAACTAGCATCCCCGCCAGGTTAACTGGACACACATAAATGGATTAACGTTGGCACTCCAGCTCCTCATAAGAAGACTAAAGGCTCTAGTTGCAGGTCCAGATCGTCGAATTGATGCACATATCCTGTTTCGGAAGATCAGCGAGCCACGTTGACCAACGGTTGCTCGGTATTGGGATCCCAGCCAGCCTTATGCAGAGACTATCTTAGCGCGGGAATCTCTAGAAGCTGAGACGTCTATTGATTGAACGGACTATTGGGAACTTTGCACTCGTTCGTAGCTGGATCTAGATCAGACGAGGGTAATGAGCTGTGATAGGCGAAAGGCAGAGTCTGGAGGCTGTCTACATGAGCTGTAGTGCGCAGCTCAGACGTACTGGTTTCAAATGAGAGAAGTTTGAGCACAAGATATCCGCTGTTGCCGATCGGTGCAAAGTATCTTCATAGCAGAGCTCTGTTGCAAGTACAAAACCCTAGCCTTATCCCCCCCGTTGTGAGTCCgaagcttgccatcttcttaCCTTCCCGCTGTTTATCTAAGCAATCAAGTCAGCCAAACTCATCCAACAAAGACACCCCACGTCAAAAATGGCTCTTAACCAACGGCAAGTCGAAGTCCTCACCAAGAGAGACGACTTTGGTATAGTCAGTCGAATGTCTGGAGAATCGAAGGCATCTTTGTCATCTCAATACAGATgggaaaacatcatcatgccagCTCCAGTGGCGTTGAATGCCCTCGGTGCTTGCGCTGTCGCCACTGGCTCTCAGAAGGCCAACACCGCCTTTGCAGCCCCCAGAGAAGGGTTCAAGTACCTGAGGTATATGACTTATTCTGATAGAACATTGGATAGAACGAAGTCTAACTCGGCCCAGTGACTTTGCCGGATTCAGGCTCCAGCCGAACCTCTCGAAGTGTGTCGACCTGGGTCGATTTGCCTTTATGGAGACCGATAAGCAGAtgggcaagatcaacatgcTTTCTGAGGCAGTATCTGGAAATGTAAGTGTGAGTAATATAGTCAATTCATCTTTCTGACTTTCCTAGTATGAAAATATCCTTGAAGCACTTTCCGACCCAGAAGCTCCAGGGCGCCTCCTTATACAGGAGATGGAAGCTTGGAATTATGCATCTCGGGACTGTTTGGATTCCTCCAAAGATATGGACGAGAAGTTCAAAGAGTGGATTAATCATGCCTCTGAGCTCCATCAGGCCTGTGTCACAGCAGAACCAACTTCTGACGATCAACAAGTCTTGAAGGACATTGAGTCAGCTGTTTCTGGGGCATCGATTGACTACCAACAGAATATTTCTACGAATCAACTGGAGAGGTCTTTGGAAGCAGCAACTGAGGCATTCAAAAAGGCTTCTGATGGATTTCCCAAAGAGTGAGTACTGCGACTGTCCAACCTTGAAAGACTTCAACTAACGTACTTAGCTGGGATCTCGTTAGTCGGCAGCTTGTCGAAAAGCTGGCAGACAGCTTGACCACTGCTCTGGACCAAGCCATGCCTGTCCCAAGTGCAAGTAAGCCCAAAGATGCAAACGATCCTGCCTACAGCCAGGTCGTTCGGGATCTGATTTACTGGGAGCTGCTCAGCACTGCTTTTGTTGGCACCACTGATGGTATTGCTTGGGACAAAGCTGGCCAGGCCACGACCTTCGCAGCTAAGATGCTTGCGCATTCGCAGAAGTCTTTTGGCTCTCGTGCCTCCAGTTCGGACCCTAGTCAGCAGTACAAGTCCACTTTGGATTCAGCTTGCAGGGTAAGTTCACTCTCGCTACTTCCAACATCTGGCTAACTCATTTTAGATTGCAAACGGCATTGTGGCCGAATTAGAGCAAGCTGGCAAGTCTCCTGGATACACTGCACCGAACAAAGACTCCGATATGGTCAAATCCTGGCAGAGAGATTTCTTGAGTAACTACGCGACGGTGATTACGATGAACGCGACCGCCAAGTCTTTCCTAGGATCGATTGCGAACGGGGTACGCCTAAACGGCCAACTCTTGATTAGCAATTACTGACAAGCGAACAGAGCATCGTTCCCAGTCAACGCGGCAACCCTGATACTGAAGCAGCAcagcttcaagtcaagacCGCCCAAGCCCAGGTAGTCTTCGAATCAGCTAAGACTAGGATACATACAGCGTCAGAAGTACTGGCTACCACACGAGATACCTACCAAAACTCTACTGGGATCCTTGTGGAGCAGCAAGAGAGACTCAATCAAGTCAACGCCAAGCTGGAACGTCTCAAGAACTCGAGCTTGGAAATGGTATGTATTTGACTACGCGATACCGCTATATAATATGCTGGCTAATAGAGAATATTAGAACGCGATCAAGGGAATCCTGGTCCAGGCGATTGCCACGATGTTGGAGATTAAGGCCGAAATTGTGAACCTCGTGCGAttcttcaacgccatctcgGTATCCATTAGATTTGTCACAGAGAAATATGTCAACCCATATGtcgatgccatcaaggccGGCAACGACGGAGACAGGGTTGGGCCATATTCCATGCTGGACTTTCAGCGAAGCGTGGGTCGACCTTCGTATGGAATGAACTCTTCTAACTGGTTATCTAGTGCATCCTCAATGGCGCTACCATCATCCGATCCTacttctcagcctttgccGATTACGCTTCAATGTGGGTCCGGGTGTCGCAAATGAGTATCTTCCCTATGCTGCGTATGGTGGACGAACTTTCATCTTTTGCTGGCATGGGGATGGACTCGAAGATGATCAGCAGGCAAGCAGGCGAGACACAGGAATTTTCCAGGAGGGCACTTGATGAAATCTCCAGGAAAGCGAAAGATGTAAGGAGTAACATGAAATGACTGGCCCCTTCCATGAAACTGACATTCCTATAGGGACAATCGAAGACCATAAGGAGCATGGAGACTAGGGTGTCTGAgaccaacgagaagaagcaaaccCTAGGTTCTGCCTCTCCTGAGATTTCCGCGGCCATTTCTTCCGGGGTTGGTAACTCTAAGAGAGCTGCGCAGCAGGGTCTACGAACTGAAGCAGACCAGAGCCTTTTGGCAAAGTCCCTTGCCAGAGGAAACTAATGACTTGCCTTGAGCAAGGGTCTGGAGTTTCGCAATAGGCAATTTTCTCGTTTCTTGTCACGAGGAGGATTGAGACATTAACATGGGCTATTCTGAGGCAGCGACCTCTGGGTCGTGAGACGGCTATATGTATAGGCAATGTTGTGTAATGACATTTTCCATGATAGCTAAACACTGGaatctactccgtactcccAAGGACTCCATACACCATCTTTGGCAGGGGATGCATTCTAGATTGGTACTAGTTAGTTAACTGGGAGTAGAGTGGGGAGTTTGGATGCCGAACCTCGGTTCCTGTGTCGCCAAGAACCCAAATCGCACCGGTTTCTTCTTACATCGCACTGACTCCTCGTTGTTAAGTGTATCGTCAAGTCATGGCTAACTTAAATTCAGCTGTGCCCGCAAAGGCCAGCCCTAGATCAAACATTTTTGAAATAGCAGAACGCAAGGACTTGGGGGAGGTAAGTCGAAGCTCTAAACCTTTGAACCGAGACTAAGAATCCAGGACGTCTTTACCAATGTCTACGAGCAGTGGCTGCCTCCCGCAGGAAGGGGTATCTACGGCGGGTCTGTAATTGCGGTCAGTCTCGCTGCTGCACAAGAGACTGTACCGAGCGATTTTCACATTCATTCTTGCCAATGTacctttcttcatcctggATCTATTAATAGACGACAGACGTACCATGTCGCAAGAGTTCGACAAGGCTCTACGTTCGCCACACGCATGGTTGAATGTCGTGAGCAGGACGAGATTATCATCACTATCACTGTTAGCTTCACACGAGAGACTGACAGAGTTTCGGGGACTGTGGAGCATACAGTTGCCCCTTTCGAAATCCCTGAGCCCCCCGGCGTACAATGTGAAGAACAGCCGGAATGGACCTTGACAGAGCCATTTCAGCGCTATAGGATCGATGTGATCGATGAACCGATTTCTAAAAACCCCTCACATAAACGACGTATCTTCCGCCAGTGGTTTCGCTTCCCTGGATTTATTCCCGAAAATGGCGGGCCTGACGCTCATCTTCAtgccttggcctttttgACCGACGGCTACTTCATTCTCGCGGCGGCACAACTTCACCGTATATGGCGACTCCCCTTCGCACTAGAGGATGTGCCATCATTTTCGCCCAGGCTGAGATCTCAAGTTCAAAGGGTCAATGAGATTGAAGGGCTGGGGTCTACCATAGAGGAATGGGCTAAACGTCCAAGGATGGCTATGGCAGCGAGTCTTGACCATAGGATCTACTTTCATGAACCGCTACGGACTAAAGTAGATGAGTGGATGGTTTCAGAAATGGAAAGTCCATGGGCAGCGCACGGAAGGGCTTTGGTTGTCCAACGAATGTTTGCAAAAGATGGAACTTTACTGGCTACATGCACACAAGAGGTTTGACTTGCCCCATGATTTGACAATAACGACTAATCTTCTGTCTAGGGAATACTTCGTATCGCAGAAGATGATCCTACGAGTAGTTCCAAGATATGAGAGCTGGGGGTGATTTCTCGAAAAGGTCAGATGTTGTAACGGCGAGTCCCGAACCTTCTGCCTCCTGATCGATCAATGCCATGGCTAGATATATAACGAAAGCTATACTTTTCCAGATGGAAGCTCCTTAATGTAGTGGCTGCTTTTCAGTCATCGAAGCCACGAGGAGAGCAAGCTTCAACGCCAAGTGTTCGGCGATACGAATCCATGAGGATCCATAGTCTCTGTATCATAAGTTTTTCCTTATTTAACCGCGGTATAGATCAGGATAATCTAGGAACGTATGAGCTGGGGCTGCTTCTTCGGGAAGTCTTGGACCTGTATTGAAGCGCGACTGTAGTGCGGGAGAGGAAACAGATGTTGAAGATAGTGACGTAGGTGTGTCCCAAAGGCCAGAGCCCAGCGAGTGTACCATGAATGACGGTGGTAACCATGGTAAATGGGAGTCTTGACGCgggtcttgtcttgttggATATACGACTTGAGGTGAGCCTCTGAGTTGGCTGTGCTCTAGTGGGGAGTGTGTCGTGAAGATGTCATGTGGATCGAAGGAAAATGGCATGCCGATTAGTAAATTCTGTGATCCTGCTGGGCTTGCTG comes from the Fusarium verticillioides 7600 chromosome 11, whole genome shotgun sequence genome and includes:
- a CDS encoding hypothetical protein (At least one base has a quality score < 10) is translated as MANLNSAVPAKASPRSNIFEIAERKDLGEDVFTNVYEQWLPPAGRGIYGGSVIAVSLAAAQETVPSDFHIHSCQCTFLHPGSINRRQTYHVARVRQGSTFATRMVECREQDEIIITITVSFTRETDRVSGTVEHTVAPFEIPEPPGVQCEEQPEWTLTEPFQRYRIDVIDEPISKNPSHKRRIFRQWFRFPGFIPENGGPDAHLHALAFLTDGYFILAAAQLHRIWRLPFALEDVPSFSPRLRSQVQRVNEIEGLGSTIEEWAKRPRMAMAASLDHRIYFHEPLRTKVDEWMVSEMESPWAAHGRALVVQRMFAKDGTLLATCTQEGILRIAEDDPTSSSKI